In Trichocoleus desertorum NBK24, the following are encoded in one genomic region:
- a CDS encoding carbonic anhydrase: MKKLIKGLREFQTGYFSQHQDLFEQLSQGQKPRVLFIACSDSRVDPNLITQAQLGELFVIRNAGNLIPPFGAANGGEGAAVEYAIHALGIEQVIVCGHSHCGAMKGLLKLSSLEEEMPLVYEWLKHAEATRRLLRDHYSDREGEELLESAIAENVITQLENLKTYPVIHSKLHEGKLALHGWVYSIETGEVLSYDPEEHEFLPPHSKISARTAPNLTYSESRPAPPEPKPTRNFPEDELSAYGWLPREQAHRIYRGSY; the protein is encoded by the coding sequence ACCGGATATTTCAGCCAACACCAAGACCTATTTGAACAACTCTCGCAGGGTCAGAAGCCGAGAGTGCTGTTTATCGCTTGCTCCGATTCCCGGGTTGATCCCAACTTGATTACCCAAGCTCAACTGGGGGAGTTGTTTGTCATCCGTAATGCAGGTAACTTGATTCCTCCCTTTGGGGCCGCGAATGGTGGAGAAGGCGCAGCCGTAGAATATGCGATTCATGCCTTGGGAATTGAGCAAGTGATTGTGTGTGGTCACTCGCACTGTGGGGCTATGAAAGGTTTACTCAAGCTCAGCAGCCTAGAAGAAGAAATGCCACTGGTGTATGAATGGCTCAAACATGCCGAAGCCACGCGCCGCCTCCTGAGAGATCATTACAGCGATCGCGAAGGGGAAGAACTGTTAGAATCAGCGATCGCGGAAAACGTGATTACCCAACTAGAAAATCTGAAAACCTATCCAGTGATCCACTCCAAACTCCACGAAGGTAAGCTGGCCCTCCACGGTTGGGTTTACAGCATCGAAACGGGAGAAGTCTTGTCCTACGATCCAGAGGAGCACGAATTTTTGCCCCCTCACAGCAAAATTTCGGCAAGAACCGCACCCAATCTTACATACTCTGAATCAAGACCTGCGCCTCCAGAGCCAAAGCCTACTCGTAATTTTCCAGAAGATGAGCTGTCTGCTTATGGCTGGCTACCCCGAGAACAAGCTCACCGGATTTATCGCGGTTCTTATTAA